Proteins from one Cellulosilyticum lentocellum DSM 5427 genomic window:
- a CDS encoding ABC transporter ATP-binding protein, with the protein MLEAKNATMQFGGLIAVNELNIEINEGEIVAIIGPNGAGKTTAFNMITGVYTPTIGSILFNGKCLNKMKPNKIAELGIARTFQNIRLFKNLTVLENVLIANHLRLKSGLFSSVLHLPNAQKEEKEMLEYSLSILECTGLLEHKDDIASSLPYGLQRRLEIARALATKPKLLLLDEPAAGMNPKESEDLTEFIRQIRNQFDLTILLIEHHMQLVMGISERIYVLEYGTTIAHGTPTEIQNNKAVIKAYLGEEE; encoded by the coding sequence ATGCTAGAAGCCAAAAATGCCACCATGCAATTTGGTGGATTAATAGCAGTTAATGAACTTAATATAGAAATAAATGAAGGTGAAATCGTGGCCATCATTGGGCCTAATGGAGCAGGAAAGACTACAGCTTTTAATATGATAACAGGTGTTTATACACCTACTATAGGAAGCATCCTATTTAATGGTAAATGTCTTAATAAAATGAAACCAAATAAAATTGCTGAATTAGGTATTGCTCGCACCTTTCAAAATATCAGGCTATTTAAAAATCTTACAGTATTAGAAAATGTACTGATTGCAAATCATCTCAGACTAAAAAGTGGTCTTTTTAGTTCAGTGCTTCATTTACCCAATGCTCAAAAAGAAGAGAAGGAAATGTTAGAGTATTCTCTTTCTATATTAGAATGTACTGGCCTCTTGGAACATAAAGATGATATTGCCTCAAGTTTGCCTTATGGTTTACAAAGAAGACTTGAAATAGCCAGAGCTTTGGCAACAAAACCTAAATTGCTTTTATTAGATGAGCCAGCAGCTGGTATGAACCCTAAGGAAAGTGAAGATTTAACAGAGTTTATTAGACAAATTAGAAATCAGTTTGATTTAACTATTTTATTAATAGAGCATCATATGCAATTGGTTATGGGGATATCAGAACGTATTTATGTATTAGAGTATGGAACGACCATAGCTCATGGAACACCCACTGAAATCCAAAATAATAAAGCTGTTATTAAAGCTTATCTTGGAGAGGAGGAATAG
- a CDS encoding ABC transporter ATP-binding protein, whose translation MLTIENLYVRYGGIEALRGISMQIPEGKIVTLVGANGAGKSTTLRAITKLITPALGGITYKGESIMNCTTQDIVKKGITLVPEGRRVFADLTVEENLKIGAYTRKDQSEIRKDIDYVNDIFPRLKERKNQLAGTLSGGEQQMLAVGRALMSKPKVLMMDEPSLGLAPLVVKDIFAIIKEVNEKAGMTILLIEQNANAALKIADYGYVMETGSIGLEGPGMDLLNNEQVKELYLGKIG comes from the coding sequence ATGTTAACCATTGAGAATCTATATGTAAGATATGGAGGAATAGAAGCACTTAGAGGCATTTCTATGCAAATTCCAGAAGGTAAAATCGTTACCTTAGTAGGGGCAAATGGAGCAGGGAAATCTACTACTCTTAGAGCAATTACTAAATTAATTACACCAGCATTAGGGGGAATTACCTATAAAGGTGAAAGTATAATGAATTGCACTACTCAGGATATTGTAAAGAAAGGCATTACCTTAGTGCCAGAAGGGCGTAGGGTATTTGCAGACCTAACAGTAGAAGAAAATCTAAAAATAGGGGCTTATACTAGAAAAGATCAAAGTGAAATTAGAAAAGATATAGACTATGTTAATGATATCTTTCCGCGTTTAAAAGAAAGAAAAAATCAGCTAGCGGGAACTTTATCTGGAGGAGAGCAGCAAATGCTAGCAGTAGGTAGAGCGCTTATGTCAAAACCAAAAGTACTTATGATGGATGAGCCTAGTTTAGGATTAGCGCCATTAGTGGTAAAAGATATATTTGCCATTATAAAAGAAGTAAATGAAAAAGCAGGAATGACGATTCTACTCATTGAACAAAATGCTAATGCTGCACTTAAGATTGCAGATTATGGTTATGTCATGGAGACAGGTAGCATAGGATTAGAGGGACCTGGAATGGATTTATTAAATAATGAGCAAGTAAAAGAATTATATTTAGGGAAAATAGGATAA